In Streptomyces sp. ML-6, the genomic stretch GTCGCCGCTGGGCCCGCCGCTGCTCCCCCGGCCGGTTCCGCGGCGAAAGGCACCCCGGTCGCGCCGCGGGAACCCGAGGCCCTGTCGGCCTGGTTGGCCGAGTCGACGGAGCTGATGCTGGGCGCGCTGCGCGAGGCCGGTCCGGATCGCGGTTGCTGGACGTGGTGGGGTTTGTCGCAGTCGCCGCAGACCTGCGGTGCCGTCGCCCGGCACCAGCTCCAGGAAATCGCGGTGCACACCTACGACGCCCAGATCACCGTGGGCGCTCCGCAGCCGCTGCCGGACGAGGCGGCACTCGACGGTGTCGAGGATTTCCTGTTCACCTGTTGCGCGACGCCGAGTGCCTGGCCGCACAAGCCCGCCACCATCGACTTCCACGCCACCGAGGGCCGCTCCTGGCGCCTCTCGCTCTCCGCCGACGGCGCGCAC encodes the following:
- a CDS encoding maleylpyruvate isomerase family mycothiol-dependent enzyme, whose product is MDDRSAAFRAAVASAPNLDVRVPTCPEWTLFDLVQHLGERRRFWADVVAAGPAAAPPAGSAAKGTPVAPREPEALSAWLAESTELMLGALREAGPDRGCWTWWGLSQSPQTCGAVARHQLQEIAVHTYDAQITVGAPQPLPDEAALDGVEDFLFTCCATPSAWPHKPATIDFHATEGRSWRLSLSADGAHSTRLATPGTAADEGPDAADVSARGTAGELVLFIYGRIPADSVELDGDRQLFGLLRDWEPEE